A section of the Pan paniscus chromosome 11, NHGRI_mPanPan1-v2.0_pri, whole genome shotgun sequence genome encodes:
- the MYORG gene encoding myogenesis-regulating glycosidase encodes MLQNPQEKSQAYPRRRRPGCYAYRQNPEAIAAAAMYTFLPDNFSPAKPKPSKELKPLLGSAVLGLLLVLAAVVAWCYYSVSLRKAERLRAELLDLKAGGFSIRNQKGEQVFRLAFRSGALDLDSCSRDGALLGCSLTADGRPLHFFIQTVRPKDTVMCYRVRWEEAAPGRAVEHAMFLGDAAAHWYGGAEMRTQHWPIRLDGQQEPQPFVTSDVYSSDAAFGGILERYWLSSRAAAIKVNDSVPFHLGWNSTERSLRLQARYHDTPYKPPAGRTAAPELSYRVCVGSDVTSIHKYMVRRYFNKPSRVPAPEAFRDPIWSTWALYGRAVDQDKVLRFAQQIRQHHFNSSHLEIDDMYTPAYGDFDFDEVKFPNASDMFRRLRDAGFRVTLWVHPFVNYNSSRFGEGVERELFVREPTGRLPALVRWWNGIGAVLDFTHPKARDWFQGHLRRLRSRYSVASFKFDAGEVSYLPRDFSTYRPLPDPSVWSRRYTEMALPFFSLAEVRVGYQSQNISCFFRLVDRDSVWGYDLGLRSLIPAVLTVSMLGYPFILPDMVGGNAVPQRTAGGDVPERELYIRWLEVAAFMPAMQFSIPPWRYDAEVVAIAQKFAALRASLVAPLLLELAGEVTDTGDPIVRPLWWIAPGDETAHRIDSQFLIGDTLLVAPVLEPGKQERDVYLPAGKWRSYKGELFDKTPVLLTDYPVDLDEIAYFTWAS; translated from the coding sequence ATGCTCCAGAACCCTCAGGAGAAGAGCCAGGCCTACCCCCGCCGCCGCCGGCCTGGCTGCTACGCATACCGTCAGAACCCCGAGGCCATCGCAGCCGCAGCTATGTACACGTTCCTGCCCGACAACTTCTCACCTGCCAAGCCCAAGCCTTCCAAAGAGCTGAAGCCGCTGCTGGGCTCCGCGGTTCTGGGGCTGCTGCTTGTGCTGGCCGCGGTGGTGGCCTGGTGCTACTACAGCGTCTCCCTACGCAAGGCGGAGCGACTTCGCGCGGAGCTGCTGGACCTGAAAGCTGGCGGCTTCTCCATCCGCAATCAGAAGGGAGAGCAGGTCTTCCGCCTGGCCTTCCGCTCCGGCGCGCTGGACCTTGACTCCTGCAGCCGCGATGGCGCCCTGCTGGGCTGCTCGCTCACGGCCGACGGGCGGCCGCTGCACTTCTTCATCCAGACTGTGCGACCCAAGGACACGGTCATGTGCTACCGCGTGCGCTGGGAGGAGGCAGCGCCGGGCCGGGCCGTGGAGCACGCCATGTTCTTGGGCGACGCGGCGGCCCACTGGTATGGTGGCGCCGAGATGAGGACGCAACACTGGCCCATCCGCCTGGATGGCCAGCAGGAGCCCCAGCCGTTCGTCACCAGCGATGTCTACTCCTCCGACGCCGCGTTTGGGGGCATCCTCGAGCGCTACTGGCTATCTTCGCGCGCGGCCGCCATCAAAGTCAATGACTCAGTGCCCTTCCACCTGGGCTGGAACAGCACGGAGCGCTCGCTGCGGCTTCAGGCACGCTACCACGACACGCCCTACAAGCCACCCGCCGGCCGCACCGCAGCGCCAGAGCTGAGCTACCGAGTGTGCGTGGGCTCGGACGTCACCTCCATCCACAAGTACATGGTGCGCCGCTACTTCAACAAGCCGTCAAGGGTGCCAGCACCCGAGGCCTTCCGAGACCCCATTTGGTCCACGTGGGCGCTGTACGGGCGCGCCGTGGACCAGGACAAGGTGCTGCGTTTTGCCCAACAGATCCGCCAGCACCACTTCAACAGCAGCCACCTGGAAATCGACGACATGTACACACCTGCTTATGGCGACTTCGACTTCGACGAGGTCAAATTCCCCAACGCCAGCGACATGTTCCGCCGCCTGCGCGACGCCGGCTTCCGCGTCACGCTCTGGGTGCACCCGTTTGTCAACTACAACTCGTCGCGCTTCGGCGAGGGCGTGGAGCGCGAGCTGTTCGTGCGCGAACCCACGGGCCGGTTACCCGCGCTGGTGCGCTGGTGGAACGGCATCGGCGCGGTGCTAGACTTCACGCACCCAAAGGCCCGCGACTGGTTCCAGGGACACCTGCGGCGGCTGCGCTCTCGCTACTCCGTGGCTTCCTTCAAGTTCGACGCGGGCGAGGTCAGCTACCTGCCGCGGGACTTCAGCACCTACCGGCCGCTGCCGGACCCCAGCGTCTGGAGCCGGCGCTACACTGAGATGGCGCTGCCCTTCTTCTCGCTGGCGGAGGTGCGCGTGGGCTACCAGTCACAGAACATCTCCTGCTTCTTCCGCCTGGTGGATCGCGACTCTGTGTGGGGCTACGACCTGGGGCTGCGCTCACTCATCCCCGCGGTGCTCACTGTCAGCATGCTGGGCTACCCATTCATCCTACCCGATATGGTGGGCGGCAACGCCGTGCCCCAGCGTACAGCCGGCGGCGATGTGCCCGAGCGCGAGCTCTACATTCGCTGGCTGGAAGTGGCCGCCTTTATGCCGGCCATGCAGTTCTCTATCCCGCCCTGGCGCTACGACGCGGAAGTGGTGGCCATCGCGCAGAAGTTCGCCGCCCTGCGGGCCTCGCTTGTGGCACCGCTGTTGCTTGAGCTGGCGGGCGAGGTCACCGACACGGGTGACCCTATCGTGCGCCCCCTTTGGTGGATTGCGCCCGGCGACGAGACAGCTCACCGTATCGACTCGCAGTTCCTTATTGGGGACACGCTGCTTGTGGCCCCGGTGCTGGAGCCGGGCAAGCAGGAGCGCGACGTCTATTTGCCCGCCGGCAAGTGGCGCAGCTACAAGGGTGAGCTTTTCGACAAGACGCCGGTGCTGCTCACCGATTACCCGGTCGACCTGGATGAGATCGCCTACTTTACCTGGGCGTCCTGA